The genome window ACTTTTCCAGAGATATGAGCAGCCTCAAGGATGAtgccaattttaaatttcatcccaACTATGCAGGTATTCAGCTATCTCATTTGGCTTTTGCAGATGATATTATGCTTCTATCTAGATGAGATATCCATTCTGTGTTAACTATGTTTGCCAAGCTTCAGCACTTCTGTAGGGTTTCAGGGCTTTCCATCAGCTCTGATAAATCTGCCATATACTCAGCCGGTATTAGGCCTCATGAGCTTTCTCATATCCAGCTTACTGGATTTAGTTTGGGTGACTTCCCTTTTAGATACTTAGGTGTTCCCCTTTTATCATCGAGATTAAATGTATGTCATTATGCTCCCTTGCTTTCCAAGATTACTGGCCTGATTTAGGGATGGAGCAAGAAGTCTTTATCTTATGCAGGTAAGTTAGAGTTGATTAGAGCAGTTATTCAAGGAATTGTGAATTTCTGGATGGAGATTTTTCCTTTGCCGCAATCTGTTCTGGACCGAATCAACGCTTCGTGCCGTAATTTTCTGTGGGGCAAAGCGAATATTGGCAAAAACAAGCCCTTGGTTGCTTGGTCAGTAGTTTGTTCTCCGAAAAAAGAAAGGGGTTTAGGCCTTTTTAATCTCAAGGACTAGAACCTTGCGCTTCTTTCCCGTATCCTGTGGGACTTTCTTTGTAAGAAAGATTCTTTATGGGTTCGGTGGGTTCACCATTACTATTTCAAAGGGAGCGATGTGTGGAATTACAAtacttcttcatcagattcagttttgataaaaaaaaatcattcaaataagggactttattatctccaaagagctaagtacggaagaggccaaaaagaggattcaatcttggagcaccaatgaacaattgcttgttggcaaagtctatgaatacattagaggtgtcaAGCCTACTGTTAGTTGGTGTTCTGTTATATGGAACCCAACAATCTcccctaagatgtctttcattctgtggcttgctaaaaggaaccggttgcttactcttgacaaaattatttttttgaacaagggttccctctgccctttatgttcaaatgaggctgagtcaaatgctcatttgttcttttattgcaggaaatctctccaagtttgggctcacattcgtgatttgaCTCCTTTCCGCAAGCGTTTCACTTCTTTACAgcgcattactgactctttaattaggggtagatccacatcaggtgttcaaggaaaattacgttgtctggctatagcaattacagtctactgcatctgactgtctaggaacaagctgatttttgaagattatcaattttctgtaatagaggttaatagtaagattaagtttcttatgtatagacaagcgcacctgttgcatttgttttaacatcttgatatagaccttcttgtattagggaggcttttgattttctctaGCTGCAGGGTATATCCtgtttattgttgtatcattttggatttgatataatttacatttttcccaaaaaaaaaagactcgtTCTACTCGTTCTTTTTAAGACCCAAGATACCACACCTTTTTATGGTGTGCTACAACATAAGATTATTGACCTCAACTAAAACccgattttaattcttttttttttaaaaaaaaaacagaattgaATAGCCATTAAAACATATATCCAATCATTGCAACGTAAATGCAAAGCCTGTCAACGGATAAAAGAAgcttacaaattttaaataagatctatgaaagataaatgttTGAATTCTAACGGAAAAGAATATAAGGCTTTTTAATTGTCATCATTCCAACATTCCCTCACTAATGACAAtcaaatgagaaaaagaaaaagaacgaaAATTTCTAGGCAAGGAAAGGTATTCGCaagaaatagaaatatattttgctTTCAGATTGTGATACGTAACTCATCCAGATAAGTAACTTTTGTTTGATTAAGTAACTTTTAAGTGcagtaatttgttttttaaaacgtTTTGCCTTCCCAATTCTTGGTATTGcgaaatttattttccaaaatgttGTTACAGTAAATTACATAACTACTCATTGGATGAAGGAAAATCCTAGAACGATGAAAAGAAACTGATGCAACAACAAATTACATAGAAAACGGAAACACAATTACTCAATTAGtgtaattaagttaaaatattaaactttttacattaaattaCTGATCAACAAGATGCCTCAAAATTATATTTCCAAATATACCTCCACCtactttcttttatatatatatatatagatttgattattatacataaaaaacattatttataacTTGTTTGATtcataaaaacattattcaatATTATTTCTTGACGTATtcataatcaaatcaaataaatataaatgacgTCATACATATACTACCCTCATTTccaaatataagattattttcaaGTTGTCTTTTGTATTAaagattttttactaaaaaaatgatttagcgACCGAAAATTCCGGTctctaaataattaaattctgTCACTAAATTGATTGCAACTAAATTCTGTGTAGCAAAAACTCTGGTCGTTAAGTCCTCAGCAACCGAATAAAACTTTAATCGGTATTTAGCGATCAAAAAAGTCAGTCGCAAGTACCTAAAATTTGGTCACTATGTGTTGGGTTACTATTTTGCTTGAGACCAAATTGGCAACCGAAAGTATCGGTGGCTGCCTCAGTCGCTAACcaataataaaacttttaaatataaaataaattaaaaataaaattcagtggCGAAGTCGGTCACtgttgaataattaattttaaacaaaactaaaaataaataaattcagtcgctaatattataatataaaatgaattaaaactcTGCCCAATTTGGCCGCTAattactaattatttaaaacaaatttatttaaaatcttattcGTTGGCTAATTCGGTtgctatttaatatttattcttaaatataaaatattttaaaaatacaattcgatcatttaataatgaattttaaaataaaataaattaaataaatcggTCACAACTTCGGTCgctaaatgaaaatatattttccatgTTTTTCATTCATTACATTTTGACCTGCTTAATAATCAACAACTGTAaatataattcttaattaaactGTATAAATAAAAGTGGACAATTATAATGTGTTAATGACCCGTGTATAGTGCCTATACCTACAAAATACAAAGACCATTAAACAAGAAATTTGGGAACAGGAAATATCTTGAACCACCTATTCAGGAAGAGTCAAGTTAGCatcataaaatgattttattgttCCAATGTATTCTCAATAGTCAATGAAAAAATACGCTTGAAAGAGGGCAATAGACATTCAACTTGTATTATTACCTCATTAAAGGAGTAATTAGTTCCTTGTAAATGTAAGATAAGACTACTTCTAGAATAGATCAAACATTTGAAAGGAGATATGTTTAGTGCAATTTCACTTACATGGACATTGTTTTCCCTCAGCTGCAGGAATGATTTCAGATCCAAAGTCATTAGGTGTAGGATATCTCCATTTCAGAAGCCTGACTAAATCATCTGTCTTGAATACATAACCCCATAGATGCAAAATATATGGTGACCTTTTTGCTTCATAGGGTGGCAACCCGAGCACACAAGTATCTACTTGCTACAAAGAAGCAACAAGAAAACATGATTAGACAGAGAGTAcagataaatatattatgatCACATTATTATGCCACAATACAAcatataatttcaaatattttgacCTGCAAGTTTGCAGGACTATTTCATACTCGTAGAAAGGTAGAAATGTAGAATAAGAGCCTAAGGCAACTTTAGGATTCAAATGTAGAAGTTTGCAAATtgagcctatatatatatatatatatataaacatgcaAGTTACAGATTGCTAAAGAAAAATGGTTCATCGTTGATGCTTGCTCAGTTACTCACCTTAACTATTATTTTGATTCAACAACTACATCAACCCAGCATTaggaaaggggaaaaaaagacaaacaaattATGTGCTCTTAAtttctataattgataatagGAGACTGAATTTCCAGAATAGGTCAACAACACACCTTTCCAACTCCAGCGGCAAGTTCACCATCAGGCGGTGGTCGTGGGATCACCACATTCACCAAAGTACCTGCATaaagtgaaaacaaaaacagtgaaatatgcaaataaattttcataGACATGCAATGAAGAAGCATGCGAGGACAAAGGTTATAGAGGCTTCAGTCT of Glycine soja cultivar W05 chromosome 1, ASM419377v2, whole genome shotgun sequence contains these proteins:
- the LOC114413213 gene encoding glucose-1-phosphate adenylyltransferase large subunit 2, chloroplastic-like isoform X1; the protein is MLLHCMSMKIYLHISLFLFSLYAGTLVNVVIPRPPPDGELAAGVGKQVDTCVLGLPPYEAKRSPYILHLWGYVFKTDDLVRLLKWRYPTPNDFGSEIIPAAEGKQCPCGSRYFLFPNFLFNGLCIL